From the genome of Varibaculum prostatecancerukia, one region includes:
- a CDS encoding ABC transporter ATP-binding protein, translated as MAQTLSHMVRLMRRLRECLPLFVASTVVTALAQITLVGVTVTSVWISTQFLRDVNTQISGLVGLLLGLVAAHGLTTLLEVWWSHEVAYRILHTFRVHIYQAIKRIAPVGLAGRRTGDVASAAMDDAEKLEWFYAHTASTIICAIVSPSIFIAFLCWLIGPVGLVMVFPVVTMISLPLLLLPIQQKQGSALRHALVDLRIAVLDSIQGQRELRSLGMVAKQHTIIDGLTRRVQQVMNRQALRRAWEGAYAGISTSACSTLLLIILTGRVLDGELDGALLPVAVVLAGMSTAPALTLVGMLGKFGELGACAGRINEIFDAKDPIPSEPIEVEEHSGEAGSLVASEVSFAYEDHTVLKDVSVAVRPECSIAIVGASGAGKTTFANLVMRFLDPDQGVMRFDGVDLRGRQPDTYRQELALIPQDCHIFAGSIRNNLALARPEASDDDMWQALQAAQIGNLVESLGGLDARVGDRGATLSGGERQRIGIARAILRNPELLILDEPLANIDPFLEAQIAAHVKQLRSGRATIVIAHRLASIRIADSIVVLDAGKIVAHGTHDELISNDVYRKLLGDQIPAK; from the coding sequence ATGGCTCAGACTCTTTCGCACATGGTGCGGTTGATGCGCAGACTGCGTGAATGCCTGCCGTTGTTTGTAGCTTCTACCGTTGTGACAGCGTTGGCTCAGATCACTCTGGTTGGGGTTACCGTGACATCGGTGTGGATCTCAACCCAGTTCCTAAGAGATGTGAATACCCAGATATCCGGTCTAGTCGGACTTTTATTAGGCCTGGTTGCGGCTCATGGGTTGACAACTTTACTTGAAGTGTGGTGGTCGCATGAGGTTGCTTACCGGATTTTGCATACATTCCGGGTTCACATTTACCAAGCAATTAAGCGAATCGCTCCGGTCGGCTTAGCTGGTAGGCGCACCGGTGATGTGGCCTCAGCAGCTATGGATGATGCTGAGAAACTTGAATGGTTTTATGCCCATACCGCCTCAACCATTATTTGCGCAATTGTTAGCCCATCGATTTTCATTGCATTTTTATGCTGGCTAATCGGTCCAGTTGGGTTGGTTATGGTGTTCCCAGTGGTAACCATGATCAGCCTGCCTCTTTTGCTGTTACCTATTCAGCAAAAGCAAGGGAGCGCACTAAGGCATGCTCTGGTTGATTTGCGGATCGCTGTGCTCGATTCAATCCAGGGGCAACGAGAGTTACGTTCTCTAGGAATGGTCGCCAAGCAGCATACTATTATTGACGGTTTGACGCGGCGAGTACAGCAAGTAATGAACCGTCAGGCTCTGCGACGGGCTTGGGAAGGGGCATATGCCGGAATCTCGACGTCTGCTTGTTCGACGCTTCTGTTGATTATTCTCACCGGTCGAGTACTCGATGGAGAGCTTGATGGTGCCTTGTTGCCAGTTGCTGTTGTTTTGGCAGGGATGAGCACTGCGCCAGCTCTTACTCTGGTTGGAATGCTGGGTAAGTTTGGGGAACTCGGTGCCTGTGCTGGGCGGATTAATGAGATTTTTGATGCTAAAGACCCTATCCCGAGCGAGCCGATTGAGGTTGAGGAACACTCTGGTGAGGCAGGGTCACTGGTAGCGTCGGAAGTGTCTTTCGCTTATGAGGATCACACGGTGCTAAAAGACGTTTCTGTTGCCGTGCGCCCAGAATGCTCGATAGCGATTGTTGGAGCCTCAGGTGCCGGTAAAACCACATTCGCTAATCTGGTAATGCGTTTCCTTGATCCTGACCAGGGGGTAATGCGATTTGACGGGGTTGATCTGCGTGGCCGCCAGCCTGATACCTACCGGCAAGAGCTGGCGCTGATCCCTCAGGATTGTCATATTTTCGCTGGATCTATCCGTAATAATCTGGCGCTGGCTCGCCCTGAAGCCAGCGATGACGACATGTGGCAGGCACTCCAAGCGGCACAAATTGGGAATCTTGTTGAATCTCTGGGTGGTTTAGATGCTCGAGTTGGTGATCGAGGAGCAACCTTATCTGGAGGAGAGCGGCAACGGATTGGTATCGCTAGAGCAATTTTGCGTAACCCTGAGTTGTTGATTCTTGATGAACCATTGGCGAATATCGACCCGTTCCTCGAAGCTCAAATCGCGGCTCACGTGAAGCAGTTACGTTCGGGACGTGCCACGATAGTCATCGCTCACCGGCTTGCTTCTATCCGAATTGCTGACAGCATCGTGGTTCTTGATGCTGGAAAGATTGTTGCTCACGGGACTCACGACGAGCTGATCAGTAATGATGTTTACCGCAAACTGTTAGGAGATCAGATACCGGCAAAGTAG
- a CDS encoding tyrosine-type recombinase/integrase: MGLVLVVMILSKRRGFGSVKTRELKSGARSYLASFINPDTGKRVSRSFRSKMEANAWLGERRRDIRSGEFRSPDDHNELVTFAHATQEHLQRLKTAGRKGSTLYTYSSKLRYPLDKLGDKDLGELSCNDIEAYCLQTSKDLKPGAAANALNVTRAVLRWAAKRGYMDASELNRVTWPVFDPVKDPERRQVATPEEVKELAAEMPERLRLAVLLGAWCSMRMGEVCGLQRGDFTNLDNPALATVRIVRQTNSKMGGALTDLKTKAGRREISIPPALVPVIKQHLSTWVAKDPTAPVFPRTTDPATPVHHNTIRSAFERAREQLGMEWFVFHDLRHTGLTIFAQQGATLAELLERGGHVDVEVALHYQHATMERDRALTARMDSRIEV, encoded by the coding sequence GTGGGACTCGTTTTGGTGGTGATGATCTTGAGCAAGCGGCGTGGCTTTGGTTCGGTAAAGACTCGGGAGCTGAAATCGGGCGCGCGCTCGTACCTGGCTTCTTTTATTAACCCGGATACGGGTAAAAGAGTTTCGCGTTCTTTCCGCTCGAAGATGGAAGCGAACGCTTGGCTAGGGGAGCGGCGCCGCGATATCCGTTCTGGGGAGTTCCGCTCCCCAGATGATCATAACGAGTTGGTTACTTTCGCTCACGCCACCCAAGAACATTTACAGCGCCTAAAGACCGCTGGACGTAAAGGCTCTACCCTCTATACCTATTCCTCGAAGCTGCGCTACCCCCTGGACAAACTAGGGGATAAGGATTTAGGGGAGCTTTCCTGTAACGATATCGAAGCCTATTGCCTGCAGACCTCTAAGGATCTAAAGCCGGGCGCAGCCGCTAACGCCTTGAACGTAACCCGCGCGGTACTGCGATGGGCAGCAAAACGCGGATACATGGACGCCTCTGAGCTGAACCGGGTTACCTGGCCAGTATTCGACCCAGTAAAAGACCCCGAGCGCCGCCAAGTAGCAACCCCCGAGGAAGTCAAGGAACTGGCGGCTGAGATGCCTGAGCGGCTACGCCTAGCAGTCCTACTGGGCGCCTGGTGCTCTATGCGCATGGGGGAGGTTTGCGGCCTGCAGCGCGGCGATTTCACTAACCTAGATAACCCAGCGCTGGCAACGGTGCGTATTGTTCGGCAGACCAATTCGAAAATGGGCGGGGCTTTAACAGACCTGAAAACCAAAGCGGGGCGCCGCGAGATATCTATTCCGCCCGCCCTCGTCCCGGTAATCAAACAACACCTGTCCACCTGGGTGGCAAAAGACCCCACGGCTCCCGTATTCCCCAGAACCACCGACCCGGCTACGCCGGTACATCACAACACGATTCGTAGCGCATTCGAGCGCGCTCGCGAACAGCTAGGCATGGAATGGTTCGTGTTCCACGATCTGCGCCATACCGGGCTTACGATTTTTGCCCAGCAGGGCGCAACGCTCGCGGAACTGCTCGAGCGCGGCGGGCATGTGGATGTGGAGGTTGCGCTGCATTATCAGCACGCAACCATGGAGCGTGACCGGGCGCTAACTGCCCGCATGGATTCGCGTATAGAGGTTTAG
- a CDS encoding helix-turn-helix transcriptional regulator yields MTKQPKRYLSALDVAERIGIKRGTLYSYRAKNMLPPPDVIVGTTTNATHGWLPKTIDDWNAARPSRSRTSQ; encoded by the coding sequence GTGACTAAACAACCAAAACGCTACCTATCCGCGCTGGACGTGGCAGAAAGAATCGGGATAAAACGCGGAACCCTGTACTCTTACCGCGCAAAGAATATGCTCCCACCCCCGGATGTGATCGTTGGAACCACTACTAACGCTACTCACGGCTGGCTACCCAAAACGATAGATGACTGGAACGCTGCTCGCCCGTCCCGCTCGCGGACAAGTCAATGA
- a CDS encoding DNA cytosine methyltransferase, protein MARTIAAIDLFCGAGGLSLGLRQSGINVLAGYDLDPACRYPYSHNINADFFLSDVKDVSGNHLQQLWNKHPQDVRLLAGCAPCQPFSTMRKRGQGGSSDPRWRLLEEFERLALETLPEFVTMENVPGLSASPVFSAFIAGLEKAGYHVSYSVIDLRRLGLAQSRRRLVLMASRLGAVSVPEGDLEQGNYTSVADVIGGLTPIDAGGTDGHDPLHRSARLSALNLRRIQASIPGGTWRDWEDKKLLAACHKKSSGKFYASVYGRMRWDEPAPTITTQFFNYGTGRFGHPSQDRALSLREGALLQGFPQGYSFAPGEMAATDQIGRLIGNAVPPVLGKAVGEAFQASLLAV, encoded by the coding sequence ATGGCAAGAACAATCGCAGCAATAGACCTGTTCTGCGGGGCAGGGGGACTTAGCTTAGGGCTAAGACAATCCGGTATTAACGTTCTTGCCGGTTATGACCTAGATCCGGCTTGCCGTTACCCCTACTCCCATAACATTAACGCCGATTTCTTCCTCTCTGATGTCAAAGACGTCTCAGGAAACCATCTACAACAACTCTGGAACAAGCACCCTCAAGATGTCAGACTACTCGCGGGTTGTGCTCCTTGTCAGCCCTTTTCGACTATGCGTAAGCGTGGGCAGGGAGGCAGCTCTGACCCGCGTTGGCGATTGTTGGAAGAGTTTGAGCGTCTCGCGTTAGAGACGTTACCAGAGTTTGTGACTATGGAGAATGTTCCAGGTCTGAGCGCCTCGCCTGTGTTCTCTGCGTTTATTGCTGGGCTGGAAAAGGCGGGCTATCACGTTTCTTACAGCGTTATTGACTTGCGTAGGCTTGGTTTGGCGCAATCTCGGCGGCGTCTGGTCTTGATGGCTTCTCGCCTTGGAGCTGTATCTGTTCCAGAGGGTGACTTAGAACAGGGAAACTACACAAGTGTTGCGGATGTAATCGGAGGTTTAACCCCTATTGATGCAGGGGGTACTGATGGTCATGACCCCTTGCATCGGTCAGCGCGTTTGTCTGCGCTTAATTTGCGTCGTATCCAGGCTTCAATCCCGGGAGGTACTTGGAGGGATTGGGAAGATAAAAAGCTATTGGCTGCCTGTCATAAGAAGAGTTCGGGGAAATTTTATGCGAGCGTGTATGGGCGAATGCGTTGGGATGAACCGGCTCCCACTATTACTACGCAGTTTTTTAATTACGGGACTGGAAGGTTTGGGCATCCCTCGCAAGATCGGGCTTTGAGTTTACGGGAGGGTGCGTTGCTTCAGGGCTTTCCGCAGGGGTACAGTTTTGCTCCCGGAGAGATGGCGGCAACGGATCAGATAGGGCGCCTTATTGGAAATGCGGTTCCCCCGGTACTGGGCAAGGCGGTTGGTGAGGCTTTTCAGGCGTCACTGCTTGCTGTTTAG
- a CDS encoding MAE_28990/MAE_18760 family HEPN-like nuclease, protein MEIAYNVFHERRNEISEALDIITKLGKTTPPNPQPLVTQRAATLVMEYTWIEATITEALRAVIRKVKKDQVRTENLNQSIQRRFLAAQTADSMPKLKHLAKFTTKIQRLSAYLDGEAIPPESSFPPAKYVKFLMKDSGNIDHEAIDKICNHLGLKFDKKIHEHYTEQKALTHAQECLTGLKNDRNRLTHGEVSFKELGANRTEKDLNDTFRIIDEYLYAILDIFNDYLENQEYLNSKQ, encoded by the coding sequence ATGGAAATCGCGTATAACGTGTTTCACGAACGCAGAAACGAAATAAGCGAGGCTCTCGATATAATCACCAAACTTGGCAAGACAACACCCCCTAACCCCCAACCACTGGTTACTCAGCGGGCAGCAACCCTGGTCATGGAATACACCTGGATTGAAGCCACAATAACGGAAGCACTTAGAGCTGTAATCCGTAAAGTTAAAAAGGATCAAGTCCGCACCGAGAACCTCAACCAATCGATACAACGCCGCTTTCTAGCCGCACAAACAGCAGATTCCATGCCCAAGCTAAAACATCTGGCTAAGTTCACCACAAAGATTCAACGCCTATCGGCCTATCTGGATGGCGAAGCTATCCCCCCGGAAAGCAGCTTCCCACCTGCAAAATACGTCAAATTCCTAATGAAGGACAGCGGAAATATAGACCACGAAGCAATCGATAAAATCTGTAACCATCTGGGTTTAAAATTTGATAAGAAAATCCACGAACACTACACAGAACAAAAAGCGCTCACCCACGCACAGGAATGCCTTACGGGACTAAAAAATGACCGCAATCGATTAACACACGGCGAAGTAAGCTTCAAAGAACTAGGAGCTAACCGCACCGAAAAGGATCTAAATGACACTTTTAGAATCATCGATGAATACCTGTACGCAATATTGGACATATTCAACGATTACCTAGAGAACCAAGAATACCTAAACAGCAAGCAGTGA
- a CDS encoding DUF262 domain-containing protein: protein MVMVKDSVENQQLEEVEQQIIEGESRLSYYVSEYTLEYYSDKLENGEIVIPDYQRKDIWDDSTKTRFIESLLLGIPVPFLFLSLDRETGLLEIVDGSQRLRTIRDFLHDQLVLGPMKVITAGEGLRFSSLSVPRQRKLKNYSLRSIILEDGDSETLADLFDRINTSAEVAKPPEVRKGALSGPFQSLVQELAQTEPLVSMSPMSKRLANQGRREELVARFFAFQYDLSDYRDRVQDFIYTYTERMNLALTKNPDIEKQMRETFTNTMEYIDQAFPYGFRRKPDGNFTPNSRFEAIAIGSALALNSGREIIRDSQDIADFLESRQFKEVVRADGANAKSRLLGRINTVKDFLLGSDA from the coding sequence ATGGTAATGGTTAAGGATTCGGTAGAAAACCAGCAGCTAGAAGAAGTAGAACAACAGATCATCGAGGGAGAATCTCGTCTTTCTTACTATGTTTCGGAGTACACGCTGGAGTATTACTCGGACAAGTTAGAGAACGGAGAGATTGTTATCCCGGATTATCAACGAAAGGATATTTGGGATGATAGTACGAAAACTCGGTTTATAGAGTCGTTGTTGTTAGGGATTCCGGTTCCGTTCTTGTTCTTATCTTTGGACAGAGAAACTGGGTTGTTGGAAATTGTTGATGGTTCGCAGCGTTTGCGTACTATTCGGGATTTTCTACATGACCAGTTAGTTCTTGGTCCTATGAAAGTTATTACGGCGGGCGAGGGGTTGCGCTTTAGTTCTCTGTCTGTGCCCAGGCAGCGCAAGCTCAAGAACTATTCGCTGCGTAGCATTATTTTGGAGGATGGGGATTCGGAGACACTTGCGGATCTGTTCGACCGTATTAACACCTCTGCTGAGGTAGCCAAGCCTCCTGAAGTTCGTAAAGGCGCTTTGAGCGGCCCGTTCCAGTCCTTAGTTCAAGAGCTTGCGCAAACAGAACCTTTGGTTTCCATGTCTCCAATGTCGAAAAGATTAGCCAATCAGGGGCGCCGTGAAGAGTTGGTAGCAAGATTCTTCGCGTTCCAATACGACTTATCCGATTATCGCGACCGAGTACAAGATTTCATATACACCTACACAGAACGCATGAACCTCGCTTTGACGAAGAACCCAGATATAGAAAAGCAGATGCGGGAAACCTTCACAAACACTATGGAGTATATAGACCAGGCGTTCCCGTATGGGTTTAGGCGAAAACCTGACGGAAACTTCACCCCCAATAGCAGGTTCGAAGCGATAGCAATTGGCAGCGCCCTGGCATTAAACTCAGGCAGAGAAATAATCCGAGATTCACAAGATATTGCAGACTTCTTGGAAAGCCGCCAGTTCAAGGAAGTCGTGCGCGCCGATGGAGCCAACGCTAAATCAAGACTTCTAGGAAGGATTAATACAGTTAAGGACTTCCTCCTAGGCAGTGATGCCTAA
- a CDS encoding helix-turn-helix domain-containing protein — protein sequence MARKPKPVDGLDKACSALLRERAKKKGLSQQRLATATGISQNRVGIILRGERAASVGEIAKLAECVATTASAVITQAEALIAGATPSASAPGSDGAASGDVSGVDNVARPDFGRGKSRKVSEDLEELEPFA from the coding sequence ATGGCTCGTAAACCTAAACCCGTAGACGGCCTAGACAAGGCGTGCAGTGCGCTACTGCGAGAGCGAGCGAAGAAGAAGGGGCTTAGCCAGCAAAGGTTAGCTACGGCTACGGGGATTAGTCAGAACCGGGTAGGGATTATTCTTCGCGGGGAACGTGCGGCATCGGTAGGTGAAATCGCGAAACTTGCCGAATGCGTAGCCACCACTGCCAGCGCAGTAATAACACAAGCAGAAGCGCTAATAGCCGGGGCTACCCCGTCCGCGAGTGCTCCGGGGTCGGATGGCGCGGCTTCGGGGGATGTTTCGGGTGTCGATAATGTTGCGCGCCCTGATTTTGGTCGCGGTAAGAGCAGGAAAGTCAGCGAGGACTTGGAAGAACTAGAGCCCTTCGCGTGA
- a CDS encoding helix-turn-helix transcriptional regulator, with translation MSARKKPVEDLGRSVAAVLQEQTSLMGLSYRAIAKAAGMSLNRVGIIFRNEGPTINVDEIVRMATALSLRPSQVVAEAEARISGSAPSASAPGVSGSGARQGAGAFGVGNVARLDFGRSNSRVAREDLEELEPFA, from the coding sequence ATGTCTGCCCGGAAAAAACCTGTTGAAGATCTAGGTCGAAGCGTTGCTGCAGTGTTGCAAGAACAGACCAGCCTCATGGGATTGTCCTATCGGGCGATAGCTAAAGCTGCTGGAATGTCTTTGAACCGAGTAGGAATCATTTTTCGCAACGAGGGGCCAACGATTAACGTTGACGAGATTGTGCGTATGGCAACTGCGCTATCTTTGCGTCCGTCCCAAGTGGTAGCAGAGGCAGAAGCACGAATATCTGGATCTGCTCCGTCCGCGAGCGCTCCGGGAGTAAGTGGTTCGGGAGCCAGGCAGGGAGCGGGTGCTTTTGGTGTTGGGAATGTTGCGCGGCTTGATTTTGGTCGCAGTAACAGCAGGGTTGCCCGTGAGGACTTGGAAGAACTAGAGCCCTTTGCGTGA
- a CDS encoding helix-turn-helix domain-containing protein, translating into MARQNKTVSSLADEMKYRRATLSAKLNNHTPFSGAELGKIAQCLNITASELMRRAEEAVAPACPTASSLRHPQHPETSPEAAPSDPGALADEAEAGMWQAVLDHKARCAACDTLLQAQTHLTELALTEEERYLQHLRRLARADATSRTMEYAS; encoded by the coding sequence ATGGCTCGACAAAATAAAACGGTCAGTTCCTTAGCCGATGAAATGAAATATCGTCGCGCAACACTCTCTGCCAAACTCAACAATCACACCCCCTTCTCCGGAGCAGAACTCGGAAAAATAGCCCAATGCTTAAATATAACAGCTTCCGAACTCATGCGCCGCGCAGAAGAAGCAGTCGCTCCCGCCTGCCCTACCGCTTCCAGCTTGCGCCACCCGCAGCACCCCGAAACCTCCCCCGAAGCCGCCCCATCCGACCCCGGAGCACTCGCGGATGAGGCTGAGGCGGGTATGTGGCAGGCGGTGCTGGATCACAAGGCGCGTTGCGCTGCTTGTGACACGCTGCTGCAGGCGCAAACGCATCTAACCGAGTTAGCGCTTACCGAGGAGGAGCGTTATCTTCAGCATCTTCGCCGTCTGGCTCGCGCCGATGCTACTTCAAGGACTATGGAGTACGCATCATGA